The nucleotide sequence CGCCCTCTGTATTTTCGGTGACCACCAAGACGTGATGTCGACCCGCCAGACCGGTTTCGCCATGCTCGCCGAAGGTTCGGTACAAGAAGTGATGGACCTGGCCGGTGTTGCCCACCTCTCCACCATCAAATCGCGTGTGCCGTTTGTCAACTTCTTCGACGGCTTCCGTACCTCGCACGAGATACAGAAAATCGAGATGCTCGAAAACGAAGACCTCGCTCCGCTCATCGACCAGAAAGCCCTGAAAGAGTTCCGCGACCGTTCGCTCAACCCCGAGCACCCCGTGGCACGCGGTATGGCCGAGAACCCCGATACCTTCTTTGCTCACCGTGAATCGTGCAACAACTTCTATGACGCCGTTCCCGCCATCGTAGAAGAATACATGAACGAAATCTCGAAAATCACCGGTCGCAAATACGGCTTGTTCGACTACTACGGAGCCCCCGATGCCGAGAACATCATCATCGCCATGGGTTCGGTTACCGAAGCCATTCGCGAGACCATCGACCACCTCGCTGCCAAAGGCGAGAAAGTGGGTTTGGTTGCCGTGCACCTCTATCGCCCGTTCTCGACCAAACACCTCATGGCCGCTATCCCTGCCAGCGTAAAACGCATCGCCGTCCTCGACCGCACCAAAGAACCCGGTGCCAACGGTGAGCCCCTCTACCTCGACGTGAAAGAGGCTTTCTACGGAAAAGAAAATGCCCCGCTTATCATCGGTGGCCGCTACGGTCTCGGTTCGAACGACACCACGCCGTCGCAAATCCTTGCCGTGTATGAAAACCTCGCTTTGCCCGAGCCCAAAAACCACTTCACCCTCGGTATCATCGACGATGTAACCTTCACCTCACTGCCCGTGGGCGAAGAAGTCGCCATGGGTGGCGAAGGCATGTTCGAAGCCAAATTCTACGGCCTCGGTGCCGACGGTACCGTAGGTGCCAACAAGAACTCGGTGAAAATCATCGGTGACAACACCGACAAACACTGCCAGGCTTACTTCTCCTATGACTCGAAGAAATCGGGCGGTTTCACCTGCTCGCACCTGCGCTTCGGTGACAGCCCCATTCGTTCGACCTACCTCGTAAATACGCCTAACTTCGTTGCTTGCCACGTTCAAGCCTACCTGCGTATGTACGACGTGACCCGCGGTCTCCGTCAGAACGGTACCTTCCTGCTCAACACCATTTGGAGCGAAGAGGAACTGGAAAAACACCTGCCCAACAACGTAAAACGTTATTTCGCACAAAAGAACATCACCGTTTACTACATCAACGCTACCCAGATTGCCCAGGAAATCGGCCTCGGTAACCGCACCAACACCATTCTGCAATCGGCCTTCTTCCGCATTACCGGCGTTATCCCCGTTGACCTCGCCATCGAGCAGATGAAGAAATTCATCGTGAAATCTTACGGCAAGAAGGGTGAAGACGTGGTGAACAAGAACTACGCCGCCGTTGACCGTGGTGGTGAATACAAACAACTCACCGTGAAACCCGAATGGGCCAACCTGCCCGACGATGAAGTGGTTGCCAACAACGACCCCGCCTTCATCAACGAAGTGGTACGTCCCATCAACGCCCAGAACGGCGACCTGCTGAAAGTTTCGGCTTTCAAAGGCATCGAAGACGGTACTTGGCCCCAAGGAACCGCCAAATATGAAAAACGCGGTGTGGCTGCTTTCGTTCCCGAATGGACGGCCGAGAACTGTATCCAATGTAACAAGTGTGCCTATGTTTGTCCTCACGCTGCTATCCGTCCCTTCGTACTCGACGCTACCGAGCAAGCCGGCGCACCTTTCAAATCGATCAAGGCCGTAGGCAAGATGTTCGACGGCATGACGTTCAGAATGCAAGTCGACGTGCTCGACTGCCTCGGTTGCGGCAACTGCGTCGATGTATGCCCCGGCAACAAGCAAGGCAAGGCTTTGGCCATGAAACCGCTCGAAAGCCAACTCGCCGAAGCTCCCAACTGGGAATATTGCGTAAACAACGTGAAGAGTAAACAAGCTCTCGTCGACATCAAATCGAACGTGAAGAACTCGCAATTCGCCACTCCGTTGTTTGAATTCTCCGGCGCTTGCTCGGGTTGCGGTGAAACTCCCTATGTGAAACTCATCTCCCAACTCTTCGGCGACCGCGAAATGGTATCCAACGCTACCGGTTGCTCGTCGATTTACTCGGGTTCGATTCCTTCGACTCCCTACACCACCAACGAAAAAGGTCACGGACCTGCTTGGGCTAACTCGCTCTTCGAAGACTTCTGCGAATTTGGCATGGGTATGGCTCTCGCCGTTGAGAAAATGCGCGACCGCATCGAAATCCTCATGAACAAGGCCATCGCCGACGAGGCTTGCCCCGAAGAAAGCAAGGCCCTCTTCAAAGAATGGATCGAAAACCGCGAGAACACCGAAAAGACCGTTGAACTCGCTGCCAAGATTCTTCCCATCGTTGAAGCCAATGCCGACAAGTGCGACGTTTGCAAGGGTATTGCCGACCTCGGTAAGTTCCTCGTTAAGAAATCGCAATGGATCATCGGTGGTGACGGTGCATCGTACGACATCGGATTCGGTGGCCTCGACCACGTTCTCGCTTCGGGCAAGAATGTAAACATTCTCGTTCTCGATACCGAGGTTTACTCCAACACCGGTGGTCAGGCTTCGAAAGCCACCCCGCTCGGCGCCATCGCCAAATTTGCCGCTGCCGGTAAACGCGTTCGCAAGAAAGACCTCGGTCTCATCGCTTCGACCTACGGTTATGTTTACTGCGCACAAATCGCCATGGGCGCCGATCAGGCTCAAACCCTCAAAGCCATTCGTGAGGCCGAGGCTTACAACGGACCGTCGATTATCATCGCTTACGCTCCCTGTATCAACCACGGTTTGAAGAAAGGTATGGGCAAATCGCAAGCCGAAGAAGCTGCTGCCGTTGAATGCGGATACTGGCACTTGTGGCGTTACAACCCCGAGTTGGAAGCCGAAGGCAAGAATCCTTTCACCCTCGACAGCAAAGAGCCGCAATGGGATAAGTTCGAAGACTTCCTCAAAGGTGAGGTTCGTTACGCATCGGTAATGAAACAATATCCCGCCGAAGCCGAACAACTCTTCGCCGCTGCCAAGGAAAACGCTATGTGGCGCTACAACAACTACAAGCGTTTGGCCAAACAACAATGGGGTACCGATGCCGAATAATCCCGGATAAGGAATCCTGATATGACAAAGCCGCACGGATTTTTCCGTGCGGCTTTTTTTATGAATGCGGGGATTGTCGCGGATTTTGCGTATTTTTGCAATTCGTAGTTATCTCTGTTTATGAAAAATAGTTTCTTCTTGGCAACGTTGTGTGTTGCCCTGCTTCTCCCGACCCATCGTGTGTTCGCATCGACGCCCGATTCGGAGCCGGCAACGGCTCCCCTCACTGTCGAGAATCCGCTTTTGGACGCTTCCCGCACGGGCGCGTCTGTTGCCCCGGTCTTGGATAAAGGTTATGCCGGATATTTCGACCTCGGAGTCGAGGCGACGATGCGGGGTGAGAGTGCATTTTCGTTCTCCACGTCGCATGGCTATCGGTTCAACCCCTACCTCTTTGCCGGAGGCGGTATCGCCCTCTCGGCTCATGCCGACGGCTCGCTCTTTACGCCGCTCTATGCCGTGGGACGTTTTACGCTTCCGCACTACCCGACTATTCCCTTTGCCGATGTGCGCGTAGGCATATCACCCGGTCTCAAAGACGGTTCGCATTGGGCTTTCGGAGCCTATTTCTCCCCGTCGGTAGGGCTTTCCTTCCCTGTGGGTGTGGCTGCCGCCGTGCAGGTGGGTGCGGCCTATACCTTGCAATCGCAGAGTACCGATTACTCCTATGACGATGGTTACAAGCGTTATTTCGGAACCCGGGTGACGCTGCATCACGCCCTTTCGTTGCGGGTGGGGCTGGCTTTCTGACACCCATGCTTTGTAAAAACGAGAGAGAGTAGAGTCACCCGATGACTCTACTCTCTCTCTCGTTCTGTTGTGTGTGGGACGGCTATTTTACCGGTTTTTCGTCGGCAATGCCGATATGCAGCAAGGCGCCGCTCTCGGGGCAGAATGTTGCCTCGACGGCTCCGCTGCCGTTGAAAACCGAGGGGTCGATGCCATACGCGGCACCTAGTTGGGCCATCGGAATCTCCTTCTGGCACAGGGTCTCGCCCTTATAGGAGACTTTTACGTCGGCCTTTCCGGGCGTGATGTAAACCAATGCGTTCGAGGCCGGGGCAATGACCTTCCCTTTGGAATCGGTCGGAGCCTCTATCACCTCTTTTACTTCGGTGCTTACATATATCGGTTCGCCCGAGAGGTCGTCGGCGGGAAGAATCCCTTTGCGCTCGGAGAAGCGGAACGCCACGCTGTTTTTGTTTTCGGGGTCGATGACAATGTCTTCGACGAGGGTCTCGGTCTCTACCGTACCCAGGAACAGGGAGGTGAGGAGAGCTTCACGCTTGTCCATCTCCCGGAGGAGGATTTCAAACGATTGTCCTTGTGGAATCTCGTCGCTGTTGCCCGTGAGCAGGTCGAGCCGGTATTCGCGCAGGAGGTAGATTTGCTGGGCGGCCGCCTCGGCCATGTTGCGGGTCGAGGAGCTGATGAGCATCGTCTCGGTGTAGAGCTGGGCATACTCGGCGGCCTGCTTCTGCTCTTTTTTCGCTGCTTTTTCGGGAGAGGGGGCGGGGCGTTCGGCTTTGGGCATCGGGGCGGGACGTGTCGAAGCCGGTGCCGGTGCGCGGTTTATCGACACCAGCATGCCCTCTTCGTTGAGGTAGAATGCGGTGCGATTCTCTTTTTTCAACTGTATGGCATATCTTTTCTCCGGGTCGGCTATCCCCTTTGGCAAGATGTCGACGTTCTCGATTTTCCACACCGTGCGTTCTTGGGTTACCGTGGGACTTTGCCCGAGATACTTCTGGGCAAATTGGGCAAACGGGCCCGGCTTTTCGACCGAGCGGGTGACCGTTGCCCGCACGTCGATGGCGGTTTTCGGCAGGGAGTAGACGATGCCGTATCCGTTGAATTTGTTGGCCGTCACTTTGACGGTCTCTTGCGCATAAACGCCGAGAGCCGTGAAAAGACCGAGGGTCAGAATAAGTTTTCTCATAATGATGGGGTTATTTAGTTTCTATGTTTTTATATGCATGGAGTTTGGCAAATGCCCGTCCTAAACTGGCCGAGATGTCGCCTGCGGTGATGTACTCTTGCGATTCCCGGTTGGCGGCGATGTCGCCGGCCATGCCGTGCAGGGTCACCCCCATGATGGCGGCTTGCAGGGGCGTGTAGTGCTGGCACAGCAGGGCCCCGATGATGCCGGTGAGGGTGTCGCCGCTGCCGGCCGTGGCCATGCCGGGATTGCCGGTGCCGTTGAAATAGATATTCCCGTCGGGTGAGACAATGGCCGTGTGAGCTCCTTTCAGCACGATGATGATGTGGTAATAGTTGCTCATTTCAAGTGCCTTTTGCAGCCGGTCGTAGGGCGTTCTGCTCTCACCGAAGAGCCGGTCGAACTCTTTCTGGTGCGGTGTGATGATCGACCACTTGGGTAACAGATTGAGGGTTGTCGGACTGCCTTGCATGAGATTGAGGGCATCGGCGTCGACCACGATGGAGGCCGTGCATTGCGCCAGCAGTCTGATGTAAGCCTCCCGGGTTTCAGGGTCCCGGCCCAGACCCGGGCCGATGGCGACACTGTCGTATCGACGGGTAACAGGTATGTCGCTGATGTGGTTTTCGTTGGCGTCGGCCTGGAACATGGCTTCGGGCACGGCGGTCTGCAAGATAGTTTCGCAGCCGGCGGCCGAGTGTATGCTCACCAGTCCGGCCCCGCTGTGCAAGGCGGCGCGGCTTGCCAGTACGGCGGCACCGGCCATGCCCCGGCTTCCGGCAACAACCAACAGGTGGCCGTAGTCATATTTGTTCGAGAACTTTTCCCGGCATTTGAGCCACCTTGCCACTTCGCTGGGGGGCAGGTAATGGTAAGGGGTCTCTTCTTTCTCGATGATGTCGGGGTGCAGTCCGATGTCGAGCACTTTCCAATGGCCGGTGAGCGGGGTATCTTCGGCGATGAAGAATGCCAGTTTGGGAAATTGCAGCGTGAGGGTGAGGTGGGGGTGTATCATGTTTTTCCACAGGCATTCCCGGTTGTCCTCGCCCATCATGCCCGACGGCATGTCTATCGACACGATGGTGGCGCCCGATGCGTTGATGTATTGGACGACGGCCGCATAGGCGTTGTCGAGAGGCCGTTGCAGCCCCGAACCGAAGAGCCCGTCGATGACGATGTCGTCGCTGTCGAGTCGTGGCGGGGCAAACTCGTGCATGACCTCATGCAGAGGGACATTCGTTTCCCTGAGCCGGTCCCGGTTGATTTCGCAGTCGGGAGAGAGGCGGTTCTTGGGGTTGAAGAGAAAGCATTCCACATGGTATCCGCATTTGGTGAGCATGCGGGCCACGGCCAAGGCATCGCCGCCGTTGTTGCCGGCGCCGGCAAAGACCACGATGCGTCGACGGGTATCCCACCGTTCGGTGATTTCCCGGGTGATGGCCGTGGCAGCCCGTTCCATCAGGTCGACCGAGGCAATCGGTTCATGTTCGATGGTGTAGCGGTCGATTTGCTTTATCTTTTCGGTAGGGAATATCTTCATGTCGGCTACGATGTTTTTGAGTGCGGAGAGATGTTTGCCGCAAGGCGCGGTTGAAATTTTGAAGTTTCCCCCGGGCCCGGGGCACATATCCCAAACAAAGATATTGTTTTTTTCGGGAATAACCTTTTCCTGCCGCTAAAAACCATAGTCTGGGGAAAAACTCTCTCTTCTTTTCGGCAAATAGCCCTGACTTTTCGTGATTTTATGCCATAAAGTTTGTACCTTTGTCTGCCTTTTGAAACAAGATGGAAAAGATACATATCAAAGACAAGACATTCCGCCCGTATATTTCGGGAGAAGAGATTGCCCGTGCCGTGGACCGCGTGGCTCGTTGCATACGCGAAGATGTGAGGCAGGAGGAGGGTACCCCCCTTTTTGTTGTCATGCTCAACGGCGCGTTTATGTTCGCATCGGACTTGTTGCGTGCCATCGATGTTCCTTGTGAGGTCGCTTTCATGCGCATGAAGTCTTATCAGGGAACGGCTTCGACCGGCACGGTCGACCTGTTGCAGGATATGCATGCCGAAATAAGCGGTCGCACGGTGATTGTTATAGAGGATATTGTCGATACGGGAGCGACGATGCATGCTTTGCTGGAACACTTGCAAAGGTGTCGACCCAAATGCGTGAAGATAGCATCGTTGCTGTTTAAGCCTGAGTCGTTGCAATATGATGTGCCGGTCGACTATGTGGCCTTTGAAATTCCCCGGGACTTTATCGTGGGGTATGGCCTCGATTATGATGAGGAGGGACGGAACCTCAAAGATATTTATGTGATAGATAATTAGGCTGACTTTTCCGCCTTGGGTGGAAAACGAGGTAAAAAGGAAAACAAGAAATAGGTAAAAAATTATGATGAACATTGTTATTTTCGGTGCCCCGGGTTCGGGAAAAGGCACCCAAAGCGAAAAACTCATCGAGAAGTATGGCTTGTACCACATCTCTACCGGAGACCTCCTGCGTCAGGAAATCAAGGCCGGTAGCGAACTGGGAAAAATCGCCGACGGTTACATCTCCAAGGGACAGTTGCTTCCCGACTCGCTGATTATAGATATGCTGGCCAAGTTGCTCGACACGACGCCCGAGACACGCAAGGGCGTTATCTTCGACGGTTTCCCCCGCACCATTCCGCAAGCCGAAGCTCTCGAAGCCCTTCTGCGCGACCGTGGCATGGAACTCTCGGCTGTCGTGGGTCTCGAAGTCGACGAGCCCGAGCTGATCGACCGTCTGCTCAAACGCGGACAAGTATCCGGCCGTTCCGATGATAACCTCGAAACTATCAAAAAACGTCTCGACGTGTATCACAACCAGACTACACCGCTCAAAGAATTTTATATCGCAAACGGCAAATACAAAGCAATTCACGGCATGGGCTCGGTCGACTCGATTTTCGAGACCATCACCCGCGCTCTCGACGGTTGCGCTTGCTGATAGGCGCACCGCGAGAAACGTCGGTGCCCGCGTCGTTCTCAAAAAATCCCTTCGTCCCGCAGGGTGATGAAGGGATTTTTTTCGTCCCGCACCTTCCTGTTTTGTCGGAGAAAAAGAAAACCATATCTTTGTACGACCGTTTATCTTGTGGCGGGTTGTCTCTATTTCCATTAAAAAAAGAAACGTATGGCCGAATCAAATTTCGTCGATTATGTAAAGATTTATTGCCGCTCGGGAAAGGGCGGAGCCGGGTCGGCTCACCTGCACCGGGCCAAGTACACCCCCAAAGGCGGTCCCGACGGTGGCGACGGCGGGCGCGGCGGACATATCATCTTGCGTGCCAATCGCAATTACTGGACCCTGCTGCACCTGCGTTACGAACGTCATGTCTATGCCGGAAACGGGGAGTCGGGCAGCGACTGTCGCAGCACCGGAAAAGATGGCGCCGACCGTGTCATCGAGGTGCCTTGCGGTACGGTGGCTTACGATGCCGTGACCGGTGAATACTTGTGCGAGTTGACCGACGACGGTCAGGAAATCGTGCTGCTCAAAGGGGGCCGCGGCGGCTTGGGCAACTGGCACTTCCGCAGTGCGACCAACCAGACGCCCCGTTATGCACAGCCCGGCGAACCGGCCATCGAACGCACTGTCGTGCTCGAACTGAAACTTCTCGCCGACGTGGGTCTGGTAGGTTTTCCCAATGCCGGGAAATCGACCCTCCTCTCGGCCGTGTCGGCGGCACGTCCCAAGATTGCCGACTATCCTTTCACGACGATGGAACCCAACCTCGGCATTGTCTCTTATCGCGACAACCGCTCTTTTGTCATGGCCGACATTCCCGGTATCATCGAGGGCGCGAGCGAAGGCAAAGGGCTTGGCTTGCGTTTCCTGCGCCACATCGAGCGCAATGCCGTGCTGCTCTTTATGGTGCCGGCCGACTCCGACGACATAACCCGTGATTATGAGATACTCTTGGGCGAGTTGGCCGCTTACAATCCCGAGTTGCTCGACAAGCACCGCATACTCGCTGTCTCGAAATGCGACATGCTCGATGACGAACTCCTGCGCGACTTGAAAAAGACCGTTCCCGATGACCTGCCCGTCGTTTACATCTCTTCGGTTACGGGGCAGGGTATCGGTGAACTGAAAGACGTCTTGTGGGAAGCCGTCAACAGCGAAGACAACAAAGTCTCGACCTTGACCCATCACAACCTCGACCCTCGTTTCGACGATGACGAGTGCGTCGAAGATGAAGGTGAAGAGAATTACGACGAGTATGACTGGGACGACGACGATAAAGCCTGAGATGCTTTTCTCTCATCTCGACCCCGAAATTGAGGTCGGGACATATCCTTTGTTTCGACGCTTTCCCGAAATTTCCCATTTTGTCACGTTGCGTGGGACGGTTGTCCCCGATGACCCCTTTTCCTCTTTCAACCTGGGGCGTCATTCGGGAGAGGATTTGTCTCGCGTGATGAAAAACCGCGACCGCTTGTGCCGTGCGCTTTCGCTGCCTTCATCGGCTCTTGTGCAGCCGCGCCAGGTGCATGGCAATGAAGTGTTGCCGTTGTTGCCCGATTTTTTCTCTCTCACCGACGAGGCGCAAGCCGAATATCTGTCACTGGCCGACGGGTTGGTCACGGCACTGCCCGGCGTGTGCGTGGCCATATCGACGGCCGACTGCGTCCCGCTCCTGTTCTATGACCCTTGCCGCGGGGTGGTGGGGGCTTCGCATGCCGGTTGGCGGGGTACGGTGGGTCACATCGCCCGCAAGACGGTCGAGGCGATGCATCGTGTCTATGGCAGCGACCCGCGTGACATTTATGCGGCGATAGGCCCCTCGATTGGACGTCCGGCATTCCAAGTCGGCGATGAAGTGGTCGAGGCTTTTCGCGAAGCCTATCCCGGTGAGGTGCCGGTTGTCTCTCCCTGTCGGGACGACGAAGGTCGCCATCATGTCGATTTGTGGGAGGCCAACCGGGCCGATCTCCTCTCCTCGGGCATCATCGGTGGACATCTCTCATTGGCCGCCATCTGCACCTATGCCCGCAACGACCTTTTTTTCTCTTCCCGCCGGGCTCGGGGCAAGAATTTCGGCCGTTTCCTGTCGGGAATTTTCCTGCACAACGATGAGTAACAAACAATAAGGGGCAGCCTTACGAGCCGCCCCTTATTGTTTCGATTTATTTTTTGTCGGTTTATTTCTGTTCGCTGGCGTATCTCTTGTTGAGTATCCGGGTGACCTCGGGGGTGATGTTGTATTCGGGTTTGATATAGAGCACGCTGCTGTTGTTGAGAATGGCTTCGTACCGGCCGTCCTTGTTGTACTCTTTGATGAAGTTGGTAATCGAGTCGGTGACTTGTATCAACATCTTTTGTTGTTCTTGCAGCAATTCATTTTCGAGTTGTTGGGCATAAGCCTGCAACTCTTGTTGCTTTTTGAGGAGACGTTGCTGCTCTTGCTCGAAACGCTCTTGGGAGAGGAAGGCGTTGTTCTTGACTTTCCGTTCAAATTCGGCGACCTCTTTTTCGAGTTGGCGGCCTTTCTCATTGATGGTGGCACGGGCATTTTCTTGCCGCGTGAGCATTTTTTCGTTGAGGTCTTTGGCCAGGTTATAGTTGCTCAGCAGGGAGTCTACTTCGACATAAGCGATAGGCAGGTGTCCCGAGAAGTCGACCGTCTGAACTTGTGTGTTGTTTTGAGGGGCGGCAGGTGCCGTGGTTTGTTGCTGGCAACTCGACGAGCAGAAGAGTATTCCGGCGATGGCCGTCGATAGCATAAAAAATTTGTGCATGTTTTTATTTTGGTTTAGTGAATAATGCGATAGTGTGTTTAGTGATGGAGACCTTCTTTGTGGCGGTCGGCGTAATCGGTCGATATGGCGCATCTTATCCCCCTCTTTTTCATCTCGGGATTATCTCCGATGTGGGTTTTGGGAAAAGTTCCTCCCTTCACAAAAAAGACTTTTATTCCCAGTAACAATATGGCCACGGCCACAATTATTATGGAGAGAAGAATGACTTTTACCATATATTCGCTATATTTGTATGCAAATATAAATAAGAAACAGAGACTTGGTACTTTTTGTCGGTCGATTTGGAGGTTTATATTAATTTATAAAACTTTTTAACAAAGACTGACTTCTGTTTACCCGCCAGTCTCATAAATCATCATAACTATGAAAATCAAAGATTTGAAACCGCAGTTGATTTGGAGTTATTTCGATGAGATAACCCAAGTGCCCCGACCCTCGAAAAAAGAAGAAAAAATAAGGGCTTACCTGCTCGATTTTGCCCGGAAACACCATTTGGCCGTGCGCACCGATGCCATCGGTAACGTGCTTATGAGCAAGCCGGCCACGCCGGGCAGTGAAGGCAAGCCCGGTGTCGTCTTGCAGGCGCACATGGATATGGTGTGCGAGAAAAATGCCGATGTGCAGCACGATTTTGAGAAAGACCCCATCGACACTTATATCGATGGTGAATGGGTGAGAGCCCGCGGTACGACGCTCGGAGCCGACAACGGTATAGGTATGGCTGCCGCCTTGGCCGCCCTCACCGATGATACCCTGGTGCACCCGGCTCTTGAAGCTCTGTTTACCGTCGATGAGGAGACCGGCCTTACCGGAGCTTTCAATATGGAAGAGGGGTTCATTACCGGCAAATATCTGCTCAATCTCGACTCCGAAGATGAGGCCGAGGTATTCATAGGCTGTGCCGGAGGTATCGACACGACATCGACATTTACTTATACCGCTACGCCGTTTCCTGCCGGAAATGTGGCTTTGCGCATCTCGGTGTCGAAACTGCAAGGCGGCCACTCGGGTAGCGACATAAATGCCGGTCGTGGCAATGCCAACAAGATACTGGCCCGTTTCCTGTGCAGCTGTCTGGCCAAATACGATATGCAGTTGTGTGCCATCGACGGAGGTAACCTGCGCAATGCCATTCCGCGGGAGGCTTGGGCGATCATTGCTGTCCCGGCCGATTGCAAGGAAGCTCTGCGGGTCGACTTGAACCTTTTCCACGCCGTCATCGAATCGGAACTTGCCGAGACCGACCCGGCTGTGTCTCTCACGCTGGCTTCGTGTGATGCCCCGGGAGAGTGCATCGACAAGACAACGGCCGTCTCTTTGCTTCGCGCCCTCTATGCTTGTCCCCATGGAGTGATAGGCATGAGCCGCGATATGCCCGGACTGGTGGAAACCTCGACCAACCTGGCTTCGGTGAAGATGAAAGAAAATCACACGATTGTCGTGGCGACCAGCCAGCGCAGCTCGGTCGAGTCGCTCAAAAAGGACATTGCCGGTCAGGTCGAGAATCTCTTTGCCCTGGCAGGAGCTGTACCTACCCATAGCGAAGGCTATCCCGGTTGGAAACCCAACCTCAAATCGCCGCTGCTCGATGTCGCCGTGAAGGCTTATGAAGAGTTGTACGGAATTACGCCGGCCGTGAAAGCCATTCATGCCGGTCTCGAATGTGGCCTGTTCCTGACGAAGAATCCCGAGTTGCTCATGATTTCGTTCGGCCCCACATTGCGCGGCGTACACTCTCCCGATGAAAAAATGCACATTCCCGCCGTTGAGAAATTCTGGAATCACCTGACGCTGATTCTGAAAAAACTGGCTCAGTAATCTTCGGGTTAAAGAGCTGCATCGATAACAGAACAGCGTAATCCGAAGACCGGATTACGCTGTTCTGTTTTGTTTTTAACCTGCCGACGGTAAACGTCGGGACTCATGGTTGGTGTGGCACGAATTGTG is from Candidatus Caccoplasma merdavium and encodes:
- the nifJ gene encoding pyruvate:ferredoxin (flavodoxin) oxidoreductase, with protein sequence MSKQKKFITCDGNQAAAHISYMFSEVAAIYPITPSSTMAEYVDEWAAAGRKNIFGETVLVQEMQSEAGAAGAVHGSLQAGALTTTYTASQGLLLMIPNMYKIAGEFLPCVFHVSARTLASHALCIFGDHQDVMSTRQTGFAMLAEGSVQEVMDLAGVAHLSTIKSRVPFVNFFDGFRTSHEIQKIEMLENEDLAPLIDQKALKEFRDRSLNPEHPVARGMAENPDTFFAHRESCNNFYDAVPAIVEEYMNEISKITGRKYGLFDYYGAPDAENIIIAMGSVTEAIRETIDHLAAKGEKVGLVAVHLYRPFSTKHLMAAIPASVKRIAVLDRTKEPGANGEPLYLDVKEAFYGKENAPLIIGGRYGLGSNDTTPSQILAVYENLALPEPKNHFTLGIIDDVTFTSLPVGEEVAMGGEGMFEAKFYGLGADGTVGANKNSVKIIGDNTDKHCQAYFSYDSKKSGGFTCSHLRFGDSPIRSTYLVNTPNFVACHVQAYLRMYDVTRGLRQNGTFLLNTIWSEEELEKHLPNNVKRYFAQKNITVYYINATQIAQEIGLGNRTNTILQSAFFRITGVIPVDLAIEQMKKFIVKSYGKKGEDVVNKNYAAVDRGGEYKQLTVKPEWANLPDDEVVANNDPAFINEVVRPINAQNGDLLKVSAFKGIEDGTWPQGTAKYEKRGVAAFVPEWTAENCIQCNKCAYVCPHAAIRPFVLDATEQAGAPFKSIKAVGKMFDGMTFRMQVDVLDCLGCGNCVDVCPGNKQGKALAMKPLESQLAEAPNWEYCVNNVKSKQALVDIKSNVKNSQFATPLFEFSGACSGCGETPYVKLISQLFGDREMVSNATGCSSIYSGSIPSTPYTTNEKGHGPAWANSLFEDFCEFGMGMALAVEKMRDRIEILMNKAIADEACPEESKALFKEWIENRENTEKTVELAAKILPIVEANADKCDVCKGIADLGKFLVKKSQWIIGGDGASYDIGFGGLDHVLASGKNVNILVLDTEVYSNTGGQASKATPLGAIAKFAAAGKRVRKKDLGLIASTYGYVYCAQIAMGADQAQTLKAIREAEAYNGPSIIIAYAPCINHGLKKGMGKSQAEEAAAVECGYWHLWRYNPELEAEGKNPFTLDSKEPQWDKFEDFLKGEVRYASVMKQYPAEAEQLFAAAKENAMWRYNNYKRLAKQQWGTDAE
- a CDS encoding DUF4831 family protein, which gives rise to MRKLILTLGLFTALGVYAQETVKVTANKFNGYGIVYSLPKTAIDVRATVTRSVEKPGPFAQFAQKYLGQSPTVTQERTVWKIENVDILPKGIADPEKRYAIQLKKENRTAFYLNEEGMLVSINRAPAPASTRPAPMPKAERPAPSPEKAAKKEQKQAAEYAQLYTETMLISSSTRNMAEAAAQQIYLLREYRLDLLTGNSDEIPQGQSFEILLREMDKREALLTSLFLGTVETETLVEDIVIDPENKNSVAFRFSERKGILPADDLSGEPIYVSTEVKEVIEAPTDSKGKVIAPASNALVYITPGKADVKVSYKGETLCQKEIPMAQLGAAYGIDPSVFNGSGAVEATFCPESGALLHIGIADEKPVK
- a CDS encoding NAD(P)H-hydrate dehydratase translates to MKIFPTEKIKQIDRYTIEHEPIASVDLMERAATAITREITERWDTRRRIVVFAGAGNNGGDALAVARMLTKCGYHVECFLFNPKNRLSPDCEINRDRLRETNVPLHEVMHEFAPPRLDSDDIVIDGLFGSGLQRPLDNAYAAVVQYINASGATIVSIDMPSGMMGEDNRECLWKNMIHPHLTLTLQFPKLAFFIAEDTPLTGHWKVLDIGLHPDIIEKEETPYHYLPPSEVARWLKCREKFSNKYDYGHLLVVAGSRGMAGAAVLASRAALHSGAGLVSIHSAAGCETILQTAVPEAMFQADANENHISDIPVTRRYDSVAIGPGLGRDPETREAYIRLLAQCTASIVVDADALNLMQGSPTTLNLLPKWSIITPHQKEFDRLFGESRTPYDRLQKALEMSNYYHIIIVLKGAHTAIVSPDGNIYFNGTGNPGMATAGSGDTLTGIIGALLCQHYTPLQAAIMGVTLHGMAGDIAANRESQEYITAGDISASLGRAFAKLHAYKNIETK
- the hpt gene encoding hypoxanthine phosphoribosyltransferase, which codes for MEKIHIKDKTFRPYISGEEIARAVDRVARCIREDVRQEEGTPLFVVMLNGAFMFASDLLRAIDVPCEVAFMRMKSYQGTASTGTVDLLQDMHAEISGRTVIVIEDIVDTGATMHALLEHLQRCRPKCVKIASLLFKPESLQYDVPVDYVAFEIPRDFIVGYGLDYDEEGRNLKDIYVIDN
- a CDS encoding adenylate kinase; its protein translation is MMNIVIFGAPGSGKGTQSEKLIEKYGLYHISTGDLLRQEIKAGSELGKIADGYISKGQLLPDSLIIDMLAKLLDTTPETRKGVIFDGFPRTIPQAEALEALLRDRGMELSAVVGLEVDEPELIDRLLKRGQVSGRSDDNLETIKKRLDVYHNQTTPLKEFYIANGKYKAIHGMGSVDSIFETITRALDGCAC
- the obgE gene encoding GTPase ObgE, which produces MAESNFVDYVKIYCRSGKGGAGSAHLHRAKYTPKGGPDGGDGGRGGHIILRANRNYWTLLHLRYERHVYAGNGESGSDCRSTGKDGADRVIEVPCGTVAYDAVTGEYLCELTDDGQEIVLLKGGRGGLGNWHFRSATNQTPRYAQPGEPAIERTVVLELKLLADVGLVGFPNAGKSTLLSAVSAARPKIADYPFTTMEPNLGIVSYRDNRSFVMADIPGIIEGASEGKGLGLRFLRHIERNAVLLFMVPADSDDITRDYEILLGELAAYNPELLDKHRILAVSKCDMLDDELLRDLKKTVPDDLPVVYISSVTGQGIGELKDVLWEAVNSEDNKVSTLTHHNLDPRFDDDECVEDEGEENYDEYDWDDDDKA